Genomic segment of Apium graveolens cultivar Ventura chromosome 7, ASM990537v1, whole genome shotgun sequence:
aagacaagatgggtattagataccaaagtgattggctttagtacaagtgggagattgaaaggaatatgtcctaagtccaatcatgtattaggatttagaaataacttttttgtaatctgttttgattttattgatattaataaagacttcttttgtttttattacgggctttatctatttaagtgtttaaataagatataccatagtttagagtaaagctttttatggattatgatgagatcataatagtgagacctaaaaagatgataactctaaacttaaatagttcctggtcataggattactaactggtaattaataatccgcaaagatcggtacatactatgtttgcttcattataaaggatgtctgttctcatagacatttgtgtggtgacactatagctagtatgtaggtgcttattatagaataagttcactgaacatgactcgcctagctgaacaactgatggagttcactcacgtgtcagcagttgttcgcttagtgatagttgtacaagtatccttagacttgaggtcatcatagtcatcttgtgtacactgaactatgctttagtttagttcttagtctccagggacaattattagggctcttctgggtataggaatttgtacacgaagatagtgtatgatcaataaaggatctaccccttccagtgaaggaagcgaatgttcaaggctgatccacttatgctagttcaggaatctctggccagagtgaatgaaattagaaaggagtttctaatttacatagaactacgcatagtaaatggtaagcaagtgattgaattacataggcttgacacgagatccatgccttgtatttaatcgggacattgtagggtagaaggagtttattgtacggtaactattcactgacaggttcttggtattctaagcagtgaattcatattatccggatagtcacgatattttgagaagcatcactcacgatgtagaataaatgtgattaattaattaatcatatttaaaaaattagagaatttatataaataatgataaaatagttttattattatttatttctactatcggcttaatattgaacctacaggctcacaccataaaaagagaatgatttaatggtggaggaattaattaataatggctaataaattatttatttatgaaataaataattaattggcaattacaataattgattaaatgagatttaattgattataaattaattaagaaaagttcttaatattattaattaaaggatttaatttttggaaattaaatcaagagagagaattatttctaaagtgtttagaaaaaggattaatgattaaaaggtgttttaattattaatgagaataataaatgggataataataataatatttatgggaaaatttcagctgaaaattttgcctataaatacactattatagaccctaattttattattaacccacacaaaacccaaaaagtttggaaaaaccaattttctccacctccttcctcctccttaacatcgttttcttggtggataccggtggagtgcttcacacttgaggagcaattgctaaggatctctgatcgttgtctccgaattatttttaaaggttagattcgatccctcgaatttttattcatgatctgtatgcttttatttggattttatatgtgtaaaagtgttttgccatgcccccgctgcgttaaaaatccaacagttgACATGTGTCATCATCTCATAAGGCAACACGAATCCTCATGTCAGATGTCTTATAGTTGTCAAACATTCAAAAGTCACGACAGTTGGAAGGAATGCGAGGCGGCCGGATGCGACCTCGTGGGCTCACGCTCGCAGGAGCGAAAAAATAAATGTTGGAAAATTCCTATCCCCaaaaattcgaccaggaattttgggggTAGTTATTATGCCCGTTTTTGGAGCATGGGCCCTAAATAGGTCCCTATGGGTATATTAAATAATTGGGCTTAAATAATCAGATGCATGAGTTTGGATTGTGAGTTAATGTGTGAGTTGGGCTCgtacatgcgagctgggctcatgagTTGATGTGTTAACTGGTCTCACAATATGCGAGTTGGGCTCATGGACTGGTAGCACGAGTTGGACCTGTATTGTCTACACTGAACTCGTAGGCCCATCATTAAATGAAAGAGTGTATTCACACGTGAGCTGGGCTCGTGTGCTAAAATCTAATGGAATAACGAGGGGGAAGGCCCACTAGTGGATTGAAGGAGAGTaggtgcgggccgaggtgaccaggccggcTCGCACTTAGATAATTTATCTGAAATATGGAAAATAACTCATAGATGACTGGGCTGTTCGTGAATTTCGGGGCCGACACGGGACATCTACATGGGTCgaaaaaccctaaccctaaccaaagtgacttgttccccaagaactacttatggcttgatttctataaatagggtacgtaggcacttgtatgagacatgagtcgacacttgataaTGAATAAAgaaaaccctattctttcttgaGGAGTATCATACAAGCTCATTCATCACCATACACCACCTTCCCCCGCCTTAACACATCACCCTTGATCGTTATTCCAACCAACAACCTCCAAAACACTGTTATACGAAATTTTTCCTATAACAGTAAGTATCTTGGTGGACCATCCTTAATTTGAAGATTAAAGAAGGAGGTTTCAGTTTTATATAAAATAAGGGGTGTGAAAAAAAGATTCATTGATggaataataaaatttatatactTAATTCATACTCTCTCCAGTTTTTATTATTTGATATTTTGATTTTTAGCACACATTTTTAGGTGGTTTGACcgtataattaaaaaaaattcttaatttcttttttgtgaataaaaatatataattaaaattttaatttacaaaaaaaaaattttaataatattaattttagtTATAGCCAAAACTCAAAATGTCAAATAATAAAAAGCATCAAATAGTTGATCCCTCAAGTAGGTTTTAAGGGTTTTAATTACGTAGCTTGATCTGCTGATAGTCTTGCTTGTTCAGCCAAAATAGCTTGATCAAAATTGCAGAAGACTCGCTGATTCGTGTATTTTTTTTTGAACAAAAGTCTCTGGTTTTGCAATATGAAATAATTTAATTAGTGTTATTACTGTGAATGCAGAGATTCATTTATATTTAGGCTTTGTTTGGGAGTGCTGTTGAAAATTGTTGTGTTATGAGAAAAAGTGTTGGTGAAAAAAGTGTTTTCAGGAAAATTAGATAACTGTTTggtatttttttaaatttatgcatattttgagatataatatataaaaataatatttttgagaagatttgatggtgaaactgataATTACTTCCTGTAAAAGCTAAACCAAAAGCGTTTTTTTAGACAGCAGCTTTTAGAATTTATCAAACACCTTTATGACAGTTTTTCAATAAAAAGCTGTTGTAACTATCTGTAACAGAATATCAGACGGAGCCTTAGTCATAAACATCAGGTGTCATTTGTAACACTTTTTGAGAACTAATTTTTGTAACCTAACATTTtccttttaaaaaaaaaaattcctaTATATGTGGTAATAAACTTGATTCTATTCCCCCTTTGAAGGCCTAATTATTCTGTAATTTAGCCCTTGTCTACTCATCATTCCTTTTCTTTCTTGCCCTCCAGGCATGGTATACGTGCACCTAGGTTTTGAAATTGGTTACATTCAGAGTTGTATATAGAATAGACTCTAGTTCACCTGTACCATTTCATTTTGAGTATATATCCATCCCTCATTTGTCCTTGTTATTAACAAGAATGTTTAAAGTTGGGCCAGCAGCAAAAGCATCAGGAAGTGTTTGGGATGACAAAGGCAAATCTGAAATAGCACAAATCTACATTGGTGGATATGAAAATCGCTTCAAATTCATTCAGTTCCTTTATGTTGAAAATGGAACTATACTAACCACTTCCAAAATACTTGGTCTTCCTTGTGAAGGCGGTTGTACTTTTTTCGACACGGTGAGCCTCTGATCCCTCCACTcttcaatttttatttattttagttacTACTACTCCTTTTTTGTTAGGCATTTTGCATTCCTTCCTCGAAAATTTTGCGCATTCATATCATAAATTCTAGTTTTGTAGCTTAGCATGTACATCTCTGGAGTAGTTTAACTAGAATGAGTCGGGTCAGATATTTTAGCAATGACACGATTATCCATAATGAATTTTGCAGATCACTCTTGACTATCCATCAGAGTACATCACCGGAGTAAGTGGTTGGTACCAGGATCATAATGGATCAAAATTCCTGAGATTGATTAATTTCCGTACCAATAAAACCACTTATGGACCATTTATCGCAAGTCCGGCAAATAAGGGCTTGGAGCAGATTGAGTTTAACTATCAAGTAGGTATTAAATTTTATGGATTTTTCGGCACTTACCTGCAAAATGGCGTCGAAAGCATTGGAATATATAGCAAGCCAATGGAGAAGCTGACTGAAATTATCCAAAAGAATATATAACGCAAAGCAATGGCCTTTGTGGTTTGTATCATCATTTGCATGCAAAGGATTTATTACTACGTTATACACATTCTGACATTCATTTCTTTTTCATTGCTATAATTCATTTCAATGCTCTTTTCCATGTTTCCATGCATGCAATGAAATATTACTATATTAGTAAGGATAAACATCCAAATGTTTATAATTACTGTAGTAATGCACGCTCATTCTAAAAAAATTGAGATATAGATCCGAGGAAAAGCCGAAGATCTGGACAATCATTGTTTACAAAATACAACTTCTTGTTAATTTATTTGCAATTTTATCAActtctgaatttttttttaaaaaaatactattttattttgaaaatatttataaaaatatgatATTACATCATGTATTTTcacaaataatttttaaaatttaagttACAAATGTAGTTGTAAAATTGTTCCAAAGCTGCAAAACGTActtttgcaaatatttttaaaaggtGATGGTATTCttgcaaaaaaaattaataaCTGGGTTATATATGAAAACCCCCTTTTTGATTGTTTGGGGGAGGGGGGAGGGGGCATTGTACTAAAACGTACACTATGCAAGACTTAAAAAACACATGAACATATGTATGCCAATATTTAAGTCGCGCAATAAAACACATAGCTATAAGCCTATAACATACAATGACTTGAGCAACTGGGGTTTATTTCCCAGCTATATAAGTTACATCATGTCTTTTTAATTAGATCGCCAAGGCCCAAACTATGATTCCTACTCCAGATTTCTTCTTCTAGAACCATCTAGAGGCCACACCATAAGACACACAGAAAACAATGATCCAATGAATTAATTGGCCAGTTTCTTCAAATGATGAAATGTACGCTGCTTAATCCACTGCCGATCATATGGAAGGTAAGCCTGAATTGAGTGGTCATAACTGCAGATAAAGATTCAGATTCATCATTAATTTTCCAAATTATTTCAAGCTTTACACTATAGACATCTCAATTCCAAGTTCATGAGATAGAGAGGACGTACACTAATGCACTCATATCAGCAAGCCCGTCGATAAAATTGTACAGATCAGCAATGTCATAAGTGATGTTTCTTATGGCTGGATTTAAGTCCTTAATTTTCCTTTCATAAAGTCCACATATACCTGCACAATGTC
This window contains:
- the LOC141675201 gene encoding enhancer of rudimentary homolog gives rise to the protein MANRHTIILMQTSQSRATRTFMDYDSISQAMDGICGLYERKIKDLNPAIRNITYDIADLYNFIDGLADMSALVYDHSIQAYLPYDRQWIKQRTFHHLKKLAN